A single region of the Lycium barbarum isolate Lr01 chromosome 2, ASM1917538v2, whole genome shotgun sequence genome encodes:
- the LOC132628137 gene encoding uncharacterized protein LOC132628137, with translation MKRVSRIAAIYRAVDTTAAVPAPQHRISTAAQYSTTSNNKSSFRSNWLVFNNLVTDLSVRRSAVHAVTGTMLFSVAATTLTEEVKAKEAVPLELRPKELVLYQYEACPFCNKVKAFLDYYDLPYKIIEVNPISKKELKWSDYKKVPVLMVDGEQMVNSSDIIDKLFEKVRSTDSTSDADEESKWRKWVDDHLVHMLSPNIYRNTSEALESFDYITSHGNFSFTERITAKYAGAVAMYFVSKKLKKKYNITDERAALYEAAETWVDALKGRDFLGGSNPNLADLAVYGVLRPIRYLKSGKDMVENTRIGDWYSRMESAVGVSSRIQA, from the exons ATGAAGAGAGTCAGCCGTATCGCCGCCATATACCGAGCCGTCGACACAACCGCCGCCGTACCGGCGCCGCAACACAGGATATCTACGGCGGCTCAGTATAGCACTACGAGCAATAACAAATCTTCTTTCAGGTCTAACTGGTTAGTATTCAACAATTTGGTGACTGATCTATCTGTTAGAAGAAGTGCTGTTCATGCTGTTACTGGAACAATGCTTTTCTCTGTGGCGGCTACAACGTTGACTGAGGAAGTCAAAGCTAAAGAAGCTGTGCCGTTAGAATTACGACCGAAAGAACTTGTTCTTTATCAGTATGAAGCTTGTCCTTTCTGTAACAAGGTTAAAG CATTCCTTGACTACTATGACTTACCATACAAGATCATTGAGGTCAACCCCATCAGCAAAAAAGAACTCAAGTGGTCTGATTATAAAAAAGTGCCTGTTCTGATGGTTGATGGTGAACAGATGGTGAACTCATCAG ATATTATCGATAAATTGTTCGAGAAGGTTCGTTCTACTGATTCTACCTCTGATGCCGATGAAGAGAGCAAGTGGCGCAa GTGGGTGGATGATCACTTGGTGCACATGTTATCACCCAACATATACAGAAATACCTCAGAAGCTCTTGAATCGTTCGATTACATCACTAGTCATG GTAATTTCAGCTTTACGGAGAGAATAACTGCCAAATATGCTGGAGCCGTAGCGATGTATTTtgtttcaaaaaaattgaagaagaaataCAATATTACAGACGAGCGTGCAGCCCTGTATGAAGCTGCAGAAACATGGGTTGATGCTCTGAAGGGACGAGATTTTCTTG GTGGCTCTAACCCAAACTTAGCTGATCTTGCTGTATATGGCGTTTTGAGACCCATTCGCTACCTGAAGTCTGGTAAAGACATGGTGGAGAACACACGTATTGGTGATTGGTACTCTCGGATGGAAAGTGCGGTAGGCGTGTCTTCTAGAATTCAAGCTTGA
- the LOC132628136 gene encoding protein FREE1, translating to MQQGDYSTSSNNPYYNNNYPNSAPIPSPPSYASAPPFTATYNPPPPPYTHNPDLLSYNPPSHSYNPPPPPPALQQPQSSSPFPSFESHAPPYQNPLHSQPYYDQPTQATPNSRYPSVYPPPNYDNNNTGKVDQNGPYFDEPVDNYGNYASLRGEFGENAYGKRTETSGFGNDGYGDGVFAYQGSKVEPYGARGTGSKSSIWSSSSFDDFGRPIGYNNSTKDRLSAPTAKIVKAIPKVDTQEDVKSGVQKFRVKLLAESGGQSTQDVLCQIGLDGIRMLDPSTSRTLRIYPLDTITRCDKTDSSTFSFWSKSAVDIEPRRIRLQSNSYTTSTLLDTVTAATVQFKEMGGRIRSSESPKVAEQPTEKKKGLADWINIVKPVNEEKDHWVPDEAVTKCTACGSAFNAFVRKHHCRNCGDIFCDKCTQGRTALTADENAPVVRVCDRCMAEVSRRLSSAKETVNRSTGLQSHEDLAKKLQEEMERNRRGSSGSRQDRSGRMKEVACPTCTVHLQVQVPSSGSETIECGVCQHPFLISSH from the exons ATGCAACAAGGCGATTACAGCACCTCCTCCAATAATCcctactacaacaacaactaccCTAATTCAGCTCCGATCCCATCACCACCTTCATACGCCTCTGCTCCGCCCTTCACCGCCACTTACaaccctcctcctcctccttatACCCACAATCCCGATTTACTCTCCTACAACCCTCCCTCACACTCCTACAACCCTCCACCGCCGCCGCCGGCGTTGCAACAGCCTCAGTCCTCCTCTCCCTTTCCTTCATTTGAATCTCACGCGCCGCCGTACCAAAATCCACTTCATTCTCAGCCTTATTACGATCAACCCACCCAGGCTACTCCTAATTCTCGCTATCCTTCAGTTTATCCACCTCCcaattatgataataataatacAGGAAAGGTTGATCAAAATGGACCTTATTTTGATGAACCTGTGGATAACTATGGAAATTATGCTTCGTTGAGAGGTGAATTTGGGGAAAATGCTTATGGGAAACGAACTGAAACTAGTGGATTTGGTAATGATGGTTATGGTGATGGAGTTTTTGCTTATCAAGGTAGTAAAGTAGAACCTTATGGGGCAAGAGGGACTGGTTCAAAATCGTCGATTTGGTCTTCGTCCAGTTTTGATGATTTTGGGAGGCCAATTGGGTATAATAATTCGACAAAGGATCGTTTATCTGCTCCAACTGCGAAGATTGTTAAGGCAATACCTAAGGTTGATACACAGGAGGATGTGAAAAGTGGTGTGCAAAAGTTTAGGGTGAAGTTATTAGCTGAAAGTGGTGGACAGAGTACTCAAGACGTTCTTTGCCAG ATTGGCTTGGATGGAATCCGCATGTTGGACCCGAGCACTAGCCGGACGTTAAGAATATATCCTCTTGACACGATAACTCGATGTGAT AAAACGGATTCATCTACCTTTTCCTTCTGGTCAAAAAGTGCGGTGGATATAGAACCAAGGCGTATCAGACTGCAGTCAAACAGTTACACAACCAGTACCCTTTTAGATACAGTCACGGCTGCAACTGTACAG TTCAAGGAGATGGGTGGAAGAATCAGATCATCTGAATCTCCAAAGGTGGCTGAACAGCCTACTGAGAAGAAGAAAGGTCTTGCTGATTGGATTAATATAGTGAAGCCTGTTAATGAGGAGAAAGATCACTGG GTTCCTGATGAAGCAGTTACCAAGTGCACAGCTTGTGGATCAGCCTTTAATGCTTTTGTGCGCAAG CATCACTGTCGGAATTGTGGAGATATTTTCTGTGACAAATGCACTCAGGGAAGAACTGCACTGACAGCTGATGAGAATGCACCAGTTGTCAGAGTTTGTGACCGATGTATG GCTGAGGTTTCTCGTCGGTTAAGCAGCGCAAAGGAAACTGTCAATAGATCAACTGGATTACAAAGTCATGAAGACCTTGCCAAGAAGCTTCAG GAGGAGATGGAGAGAAACCGAAGAGGATCATCTG GGTCTAGACAAGATCGTTCGGGGAGGATGAAAGAGGTTGCGTGCCCTACTTGTACAGTACATTTGCAG GTTCAAGTTCCGAGCTCTGGTTCAGAGACTATAGAATGTGGGGTTTGCCAGCATCCTTTCCTCATTAGCTCGCACTGA
- the LOC132628135 gene encoding uncharacterized protein LOC132628135 — protein MSRCFPYPPPGYSMNRANNEALIESIKLQKEREIAKAEKKDKKREKKREEKKAKKEKKSNLGFDKATHESKGKYLFKCLEDEAEQLERSNLTEEHGNAVCSQNSSCSSDSTQNSNKRKRPASPSHAGIQAHGSIIRIRLSKKGVHGEISASKEKHLPKPAQPEAEVTVRAIAERANPLSKATNNQGCRPPLPVVVPSASTSGRIHSVAVDKATPSCSKVHENSIEFQYKNLIENWLPPSLLQSDHLDVDDDQAWLFQRKPKQRRVEETNVCSNDTTCGSSALWPRAQYLQGADLYALPFTIPF, from the exons ATGTCTCGGTGTTTTCCATACCCACCACCTGGCTATTCGATGAATAGAGCCAACAATGAAGCCTTGATCGAATCGATTAAG CTCCAAAAGGAGAGGGAGATAGCTAAAGCAGAAAAGAAGGACAAGAAGagggaaaagaaaagagaagagaagaaggcaaaaaaggaaaagaagagtaATCTTGGATTTGACAAGGCCACTCATGAGTCCAAAGGGAAGTACTTGTTTAAATGTCTAGAAGATGAAGCTGAGCAATTGGAGAGGAGCAACCTCACTGAGGAACATGGCAACGCCGTGTGCTCACAGAATTCCAGCTGCTCATCTGACAGCACCCAGAATAGCAATAAAAGGAAGAGGCCTGCCTCACCTTCACATGCTGGCATACAGGCGCATG GTAGCATTATCAGGATTAGATTGTCTAAAAAGGGTGTGCATGGTGAGATATCAGCTTCCAAAGAGAAGCATTTGCCTAAGCCTGCTCAACCAGAAGCAGAAGTTACTGTCAGGGCAATTGCCGAAAGAGCTAATCCTTTGTCCAAAGCTACAAACAACCAAGGTTGTCGTCCTCCTCTACCAGTTGTCGTGCCAAGTGCATCTACTTCTGGGCGGATCCACAGTGTGGCTGTAGACAAGGCAACTCCATCATGCTCCAAAGTGCACGAGAACAGCATAGAATTTCAGTACAAGAATTTGATAGAGAACTGGCTTCCACCAAGTCTTCTGCAAAGTGATCATCTTGATGTTGACGATGATCAAGCGTGGCTATTCCAAAGAAAACCTAAGCAAAGGAGAGTGGAGGAAACAAATGTATGCAGCAATGACACAACTTGTGGAAGCTCTGCATTGTGGCCGCGGGCGCAATACCTTCAGGGTGCTGATTTGTATGCACTGCCCTTCACAATTCCGTTTTGA